A portion of the Pan troglodytes isolate AG18354 chromosome 10, NHGRI_mPanTro3-v2.0_pri, whole genome shotgun sequence genome contains these proteins:
- the CLEC1A gene encoding C-type lectin domain family 1 member A isoform X4 produces MEERLGNTSQELQSLQVQNIKLAGSLQHVAEKLCRELYNKAGAHRCSPCTEQWKWHGDNCYQFYKDSKSWEDCKYFCLSENSTMLKINKQEDLEFAASQSYSEFFYSYWTGLLRPDSGKAWLWMDGTPFTSELFHIIIDVTSPRSRDCVAILNGMIFSKDCKELKRCVCERRAGMVKPESFHVPPETLGEGD; encoded by the exons ATGGAAGAAAGATTAGGAAATACGTCCCAAGAGTTGCAATCTCTTCAAGTCCAGAATATAAAGCTTGCAGGAAGTCTGCAGCATGTGGCTGAAAAACTCTGTCGTGAGCTgtataacaaagctggag CACACAGGTGCAGCCCTTGTACAGAACAATGGAAATGGCATGGAGATAATTGCTACCAGTTCTATAAAGACAGCAAAAGTTGGGAGGACTGTAAATATTTCTGCCTTAGTGAAAACTCTACCATGCTGAAGATAAACAAACAAGAAGACCTG GAATTTGCCGCGTCTCAGAGCTACTCTGAGTTTTTCTACTCTTATTGGACAGGGCTTTTGCGCCCTGACAGTGGCAAGGCCTGGCTGTGGATGGATGGAACCCCTTTCACTTCTGAACT gTTCCATATTATAATAGATGTCACCAGCCCAAGAAGCAGAGACTGTGTGGCCATCCTTAATGGGATGATCTTCTCAAAGGACTGCAAAGAATTGAAGCGTTGTGTCTGTGAGAGGAGGGCAGGAATGGTGAAGCCAGAGAGCTTCCATGTCCCCCCTGAAACATTAGGCGAAGGTGACTGA